In Necator americanus strain Aroian chromosome IV, whole genome shotgun sequence, the following proteins share a genomic window:
- a CDS encoding hypothetical protein (NECATOR_CHRIV.G17071.T2), producing the protein MSVLMVITGSLNTIFAKWTDLIEADGVPFNHPFLQALCMFFGMLLCLGAYFVNYGCRKYNWKRNKSGGGQLAEEPRFPRFNPFVFLLPAICDIISTSLLYIGLNLTTASSYQMLQGALIVCTGLLSIFMVNARIQGYKWLGMLLVVLGLVVIGVTDIYCGESTEQKDGVIVGNFLCVISQVAVALQLVLEQKYLLRYDVEPLFAVGLEGVYGFILLIVSLVPLYYIHVPSTFSTNPLGRLEDIIYAWDQICTEPIIAVALTGTIISIAFFNFAGISVTKELSATTRTVIDSVRTVIIWGVSIPLFHEKFIPFQIIGFMLLILGMCIHNDIIVGPWYRRTLMPSVYNKYPGRCAVCCFAFWDVEREGGEHKSEAEDDTVAPVTNGCPETPEEMSYSEIKDQAAS; encoded by the exons GCGCTATGTATGTTTTTCGGTATGCTGCTGTGTTTGGGTGCTTACTTCGTAAATTATGGTTGCCGAAAATATAACtggaaaaggaacaaatcTGGGG GAGGACAACTCGCGGAGGAACCTAGATTTCCGCGGTTTAATCCGTTTGTGTTTCTGCTGCCTGCAATCTGCGACATTATTTCGACATCACTCCTCTACATAGGACTGAATCTTACAACAGCAAGCAGTTATCAGATGTTGCAAG GGGCACTTATTGTATGTACCGGTTTATTGTCCATCTTCATGGTGAATGCTCGTATTCAAGGATACAAATGGTTGGGAATGCTTTTGGTAGTTCTAGGATTGGTCGTAATAGGAGTGACGGACATTTACTGTGGTGAAAGTACTGAACAGAAGGATGGTGTTATCGTAG GGAATTTTCTCTGTGTTATATCGCAAGTTGCAGTAGCACTTCAACTCGTactagaacaaaaatatttacttaGGTACGATGTTGAGCCATTATTCGCCGTAGGGCTGGAAG GTGTTTATGGATTTATTCTTCTAATAGTCAGCCTCGTACCCCTCTATTATATTCATGTTCCATCGACATTCTCCACAAATCCGCTCGGACGCCTTGAG GATATCATCTACGCCTGGGATCAAATATGTACCGAGCCCATTATTGCGGTTGCCTTAACCGGTACCATTATTAG CATTGCATTCTTCAACTTTGCCGGAATAAGCGTCACCAAAGAACTCTCGGCAACCACTCGAACAGTGATTGACAGTGTCAGAACAGTCATAATTTGGGGAGTCAGTATACCACTCTTCCACGAGAAGTTTATTCCCTTCCAG ATTATTGGCTTCATGCTCCTTATTCTTGGTATGTGTATTCACAACGATATAATTGTTGGTCCGTGGTACCGTCGAACTCTCATGCCCAGTGTATACAACAAGTATCCGGGAAGATGCGCGGT aTGTTGCTTCGCGTTCTGGGATGTTGAGAGAGAGGGAGGGGAGCATAAATCAGAAGCAGAAGATGATACAGTGGCACCGGTGACAAATGGATGCCCGGAAACACCAGAAGAAATGTCTTACTCGGAAATTAAGGACCAAGCTGCATCATGA